DNA from Paraphotobacterium marinum:
CAAATTAAAGCCAAAAACTGCCATAGCTTTGCTCCTGCAATAAATAGCATGCCAATTGTTGTTACCATCATGACAACAAAAGATCCAAAGTCTGGCTGAGCTAACAGCAAAATACCCATTACACCCAAAACTATTAGGGGCTTTAAAAAACCATAAAAGCTTTCCTGTACTTGCTCATGTCTGCGCACCAAATAACCTGACAAAAACAAAAACAACGATAATTTAGCGAACTCCGCTGGTTGAAAATTAAAAACTCCCAAAGGTATCCAGCGAGATGCACCATTAACTGTACTACCAACAAAAATTACAACAAGTAATAAAAACAAAGCAACCAGAAGAACTATGCCACTTATCTGGTGCCACCAATACATAGGTATATTTAAAATAAAAAAGGACAATAATAAAGCCAACAATGCAAATGAACCCTGATGAATTGTAAAGTAGAAAGGCTCATCAAACAATTTCATTGATACTGGTTCTGATGCAGATGAAACGATAATCAAACCAACTGCCATAAGTAAAATAGATAACCATACCAACTGTCTATCATATAATACTAAATTATTTGAACTAGTTTTTTTTTTAGGAACAGTATTTAAAAAAAATTTTTGCAACAAATTAACATCCTTTAAAATTTAGTTTATGTTCAATGAGTTCAATAAAATTATTTCCTCTTTCTTCAAAGTTTTTAAATTGATCAAAACTAGCACATCCTGGAGAAAACAATATTATATCTGTCTTGGACACAATTGAAACAAGGTTTTTTATTAAGGCATTTAAGTCTCGATAATATGTGCAATCAAATAACTTAGAAAAGTAAGCTCCATCTTTACCAAAAGAATAAACTTTAATTTTTTCTTTGGAACACTCATTTACTACTTGACTAAAATCATCACCTTTATAAATACCTCCTAAAATCAAATGAAGTTGAGCATCATTTTCCTTCAGGGCTTTAATAGCTTCAAAAGTACTTGCAGCGTTTGTTGATTTGGAATCATTAATACATAAACATCTTTCCGTTTTGATATACTGAAACCTATGTGGTAAACCAGGAAATTTTTTATAGTACTAATACACTTATTTAATGAAACAGACATTGCATTAATGATGTTAAGAACCACTAATATATTTAAATAGTTGTGGAAACCTTTTAACTTAATTTCATTACTTGAAAATAAAAATTTGTCTTTATAATAAAGCTTACGTCTTTATTATTTAGGTTTCCATCACAAAAACTTAAATGAAAGCCGTCTTTTTTATTTTTATCAAAACTTACACATTTTTGGTTAGGTTCAATAGAGCAAGGCCAAGTATTTATATCATCTTGATTATAAATACAT
Protein-coding regions in this window:
- the ftsW gene encoding cell division protein FtsW, whose protein sequence is MQKFFLNTVPKKKTSSNNLVLYDRQLVWLSILLMAVGLIIVSSASEPVSMKLFDEPFYFTIHQGSFALLALLLSFFILNIPMYWWHQISGIVLLVALFLLLVVIFVGSTVNGASRWIPLGVFNFQPAEFAKLSLFLFLSGYLVRRHEQVQESFYGFLKPLIVLGVMGILLLAQPDFGSFVVMMVTTIGMLFIAGAKLWQFLALICVAVLSVISLVLLEPYRMERVTAFMDPWADPFGSGYQLTQSLMAFGRGGWFGQGLGNSVIKLQYLPEAHTDFIMSILGEEMGFVGVLIVLILLLTLVMKAIYIGKKSLDKNMLFNGYLSFGIGFWFAFQTLVNIGAAAGMIPPKGLTLPLISYGGSSLIIMSVAIAMLIRIDHERRVNFKVHG